The DNA window atatgtatatatatatatatatatatatatatatatatatatatatatatatatatatatatcatcatcatcagcagcagttaagagtccattgcagaacagacctcagacatgccctgccacttgcgtctgtttatggtttttctatgccagtccatatccaccaactttcttagttcgtccatccgTTGTCTTCTTTTGGTTTCACTGCTTAATTTATAGTCTCTAGGGATCCATTacgttattcttaacgtccatctgttgtcaaccattctcattatatgtcctgaccatgtccatttcatttttttacctgttgttctcatatatatatatatatatatatatatatatatatatatatatatatatagatagatagatagatagatagatagatagacagatagatatagttatatatatatatatatatatatatatatatatatatatatatatatatatatgtatatatatatatatatatatatatatatatatatatatatatatatatatatatatatatatatatatatatatcagcacgtGACACAACATAATGTCAAGTCATTGACACAGGGACTTTTATAGGTTAAACCACAGAATTTGTTACACCACTTACAATTATGCATCGTATATACTCAACCTTTTAAACTAGATAATAGCTCAAAACCACTGTCAAATACTTTTTCATCCGAGTAAAACTTAAGGTAGAATACTTCTTAATATAGATTTCTACTTGTAAAAAGGAGTGCGTGTCACCATCATCCTGCACATCCTACGCATACGTTCAACACAGTTCCATGACGTCTCAGAAGGCCTCTGGAGGATACTCTGGGAAGGGGGAGGAGCCTCGATGGTCATTGAAAGCAACCCTCACCTGCAACGAACAACAAgggttggctataatactccaacaacagcAACGAACATTCAGTAGTGATCTGTGAGGGAGACAGTGAACATAAGTATCTTCGAGAGAACTTATTTATCTTTCATATCTCATCGTTCTTAGGTTGCGTTTTTAATATACTTAGCACTGATTTGAGATCGAGGAAATGACACGTACCGTAAGTTATCTTATCATTCTTATGTTATTAACATGTAGAAATTTATGATGTTTACAACAGagttttatacacaaacacacacacacacacacacacacacatatatatatatatatatatatatatatatatatatatatatatatatatatatatatatatatacagtatgtgtgtgcggaAAAAGTATGAATACTGCCCCTACATATTTATACgggaaaattatatttcaataccttacAGTAAGCTGTTTTTACTAAATtccacaaaaaaggaaaaatacttccAGTAAAGGATCTTATGTTTGTGATTCCTGTCAATAGATTGCATCCATATGGAAAGTTAGATTTTATTGCATCTTTGATTAGTACTGTATGTTGAAAAAATAATAAGTTTCAACCAGCATTCATGATAAATTTCCTTAGCTCTTCTGACTGATAATTGTGAATGTATTTAATTCTATATAGAGATTTCATCTGATTTACTCGTTATCTTTGATGATATGAATTATCATCAATCCGAATGTTCCCTTTACTTGTAATGACCCATCGGCCTAGTCCTTGGGACTCTTGGTCACGTGGACAAGTTTTTATTCCGGACGTTCAATGACCCAATGCAAGTGATCCAGTTTCTGTACTTTGAAGGTATTCAGTATTTTCTAGGTTAATGTTTAATTAGTGTTCGCGTTGCTGTTGCGCTTAGGCCTACATAAAATTTTCATGTTTGCAGACGCCCGTACACTTTGGTATGTAAAGGATAGTTGATATGTTTTAACAATATCTTATATTCTGAAAATAAACTTTTaagatatattacacacacacacacacacatatatatatatatatatatatatatatatatatatatatatatatatatatatatatatatatatatatatatatatatatatataggtgtgtgtgtatgactgtgtatatataaatttatatatgttgtgTTTGCATTTTGTACTATAGTTGTGCGTGAATGTGTACatctttatttatgaaaaaagtatTTCCAGGTCATTATAAAGGGAAAGTAATTTTCATTAGTCTTACACTTACAGCCatgttatcttatatatatatatatatatatatatatatatatatatatatatatatatatatatatatatatatatatatatatatatatatatatatatatatatattttcgcctCTATTATTATTCAAGATTCACATCTCCAGTTTATTGGCTGAGAAttatgttagctctctctctctctctctctctctctctctctctctctctctctctctctctctctctctctctctcaaggcataATGAAATCAACCTTTCTATGACCTAGCTTTCATTTTTTACGGATACTCTGGTAAGTTTCTTTTTACTCACAACATTTTGCcactcatatttttttcttttagctttctTCCAACGAACTTTCTTCAACTACTGACTTTCTTCCGCTAACAACTTTCTTTAATCGTAAACTTTCCTCTATTTATGAGTGTGGCGAGGCAGTCTTGCTGTCGAAGTGATTGTATGTTATAAAATACGTAAGTTGTTGGGTTTGTTTATTCAAGTATATAACTATTTGTTGTACATATCACAACAACTAAAATGAATGTTATGATGATAACACGGAAAGAACATTTATGAcaatatttcctttccccacagatCGTCTCTTGGAAGCTCTTGTGTGCAGTGAGCCTAGCGTTTTTCGTCGAAGGTGTTGTTTCACAATGtaagtattttaatattttcatacttccttcaaAATGCCTGTCTGTATATCTCATTTTATTTGTAGGTGCTTACGTATAGTTAGACAAATTATACACTAATGCAGCGTTTCGTATAAATCACAATATGTAATGGGATGCATGTTTTAGAGAAATCAAATCGTTGTGTTGCAAATTAGTGTTATTTCTAGAGCTATATAGGAGCGATAGTAAAACGCCTAATGATGCATCATAGGAAATGAAACTTTACCATAAAGTTTGCAtcattcttgatattattattattattattattattattattattattattattattattattattattattattattattattattatcattattattttctaagctgcaaccctagttggaaaagcaggatgctaaatagcccagtggggaaaggaaacgaggaaaaatagaatctttaagaagagtaacacttaAATaagtatttcctctataaactataaaaactaacaaaacaagggggaaagaagcaagacagaacagagtgcccgagtgtaccctgaagcaagaaaatattttaaatatacatttagtACATATACTTTGCGGaattatcgtgttttttttttttttttttttttttttttttttttttttttttttttttttaagtgaaattcCCACATGGATTTTCCTGGGCTGGCAACTGCACCTGTGGTACCGCCCTCAAATTGAGATGACAAATTTGTTGATGAAAGCGCTTCACGAGTCTTTTGTTGTTTGATGGCCTTGCTTCAACTTTATCAAAGTTTCTTTCACTTATTAGAAAGaacataaaatagagaatgcaatgaAGTGCTTCTAAAcatcattttacattttatttcattaaGATTATACTTAGTATTGGCTATGTAAGACGATGTTTACTTttactaagaattttttttctcaatatgtATTGCATGACGCACTTGGAACGTTAGATTTATAAGCAAAGATGTGTTTAAGTCAGTAGGTTTTAATAAATGAAAGGATGAAAAACATTACTTGTAATATTGATGAGAAGCGGAAAGAAGAAAATCTGGATTATGTGACTATGAATAATAGGATTAAGATGAAGATGGCCTTGGCTCGGGGAATTCCTAGAAACCTTACCAACTCAGACTTCGTTTTCCcagaaatgattaaaattaaaaggtTTAAAACCTGGGAACCCATttaaatctttcttttattttatttgtatccaCCAGAGCATCAGGTTGTCCATTCCTTCGAGACACTCtaacaatattttttctcttttggtgTAACATCCTTCCGTTCATATTAATGTATTTACGCGAGGGTTAAAGTGTCTAGCAAATCACGTCTCTATATCCTTCCTCTTTCCACACCGGAAAAGTAAagcttgtgacacacacacacacacacacacacacacacacacacacacacacacacacacatatatatatatatatatatatatatatatatatatatatatatatatatatatatatatatatatatatatatctgtgtgtgtgtgtgtgtgttcttctatataatacatacatacatacatacatacatacatacatacatactacacgtAAATTATCTCACTGAAATGGAAAGGAAAATAGATCATTTTTGTCGTGTTCATTAGACTTAGTCCCTGGGCTATGCGGTGATTATCAACCAAGAGTCACTAGTTTATATCATTCTTTTTAATGTGAAATTTCAATCTTTATTCGTCGTTCCCTAACTCTTTATAACGAGGAACGTCATAAGAGGGGTCCTGTAACTCATTATCCAGCGAACTAGGCCTACATTTTAAACTTGATACGTTCCGATATATAATTTTCATCCCCGTGAAATATAATTTTGGGTCTGAATGTTAAAATATTATGTAATCCAAGGTCAGGTGCCCTATTAAAAGCTCAATAAACGTTAATTGCCCATAAAAAAAACTTGGTTGTGATATGCCTTTGTAGAGGATAGCAACAATATCACGTAACTCTTTTTTACGCATCGAGTTTGGTTATGCTATAAAAACAGCTAAAAAATCCCGTGGGAGAGAGACTACACTCTCTGGTAAGTAGGGATTTCCTGCTTTGTTTGcagatgtaatctctctctctctctctctctctctctctctctctctctctctctctctctctctctaatcatatacatacacatgttcatatttgtatgtatttatttacagttatatgtgtgtttgtgtatgcaaatatgtttgcatatgtattagattatttttgtatTTGTGAAAGATGATCAATAGTTAGTTTGGGTCTAAGATCGGCGTAAGCAACAGTTCATCTTCCTTTAAAGCATTGTGTGAATTTGATGTTCTTTGTTTACTATTGCCAAGGTCCTTTGCGTGTTAATGCTCTCTGTGGTTTGTTCATATGAATATTTGCACCTTTATTCCGACGGTGTTCATAACCATTCTCTTTTAGTAAGGTCAACCTAGCAGACACATAGATATCTATAGACTACCTACTCTATTGCCATAGATCACATGAAATTAATGGATCCTTTGACCTTTCAGCAAATTCCTGTCCCCACGACTGCGTAGCGTTGCAAGAATGTCCCGTACTGGCAAACCTCCTGCGCAATCCTTCGTTGACGAATATCAGGAAATTACAGGAAGCCACATGCTTTATTGACAAAACCATCCCAAAGGTAGTGTACTGACTTTTCTATCAGGAAATGAGGCATGAATGGTGGATgcaaaggagagagaaagagagattttattAAGATGACCTGTTTGAGTTTAGTAAATGGAGTAAGAGAAATTTAAAGGTACTaagaagatattgaaaaaaaaaaatgtcaacataAATGAGAAGATGAATCAGAATGTTTTAAGGTGGTTTGTTAAAGTAGAGAAAATGCTACTTTAAAGACTGGTTAAAGACTGGTGAAAAGAGTGTATGATAGAAACATTTTAATGGTTTGGTCTAAAAGAGGTCTAAGGTGGATTTACCTTGCATCAGGGAGACACAAGGGGACATGCAAGATAGAAGTGAATTGTACAAAGTGTGTGAGGGTTTGACGTAATGTTTGTGAAACGAAGAAAATATAGTGATTGTTTTTGTGCTTTTCTCTAGTGCCATTCATTTTTGGAGATATGTATTAAGGTGCGTAAGAGGATATTTTCATAGAAAAGTGAGGGTTTATCCAAGCGTAAATTGCTCTTTAACAACAGCGAGAATAAAATTCTTTTAGGAAGGTATGGTGTAAAAAGAAACCTTGCGTATCACAAATCAGAAGTTTAAAGACATTGTCTATAAGCACAGCTAGAGTATATTTTTAGAACCAATTCATAACGTAGCCCTCCCCCATAACCTGcttaaagcccccctgacacttgcgcgcatttttgccacgcactggcacgcattgatgcgcgccagtgcgtgccactttttggcacgcactggtgtttttcgcgcactgttcacgaccagttcactccagttcgcgcatcgttcacgcgacgttcacgcgacgttcacgcgatggcacgaattggcacgcgtagttcgcgcatcgttcacgacacgttcacgcgagttcactcatcattccgcatcgtttccgcattggtcacgccagttcacgccagttcacgaattggccactccatataaaaacggggcttctccaacccgaggacattcttggattgggttcggaagagacaacaatgctttctgtcagagacaccattgcattgaggagaagaaacgtatctttttcgtttgtattttttgttgccctttattttagtttcaataaaaaagcatttgatttacatataaatagcagacatgaaatatgtacaagtattaagaaagcattttattttaacattaaaagcagcaaacatgaaaagtttttaggctgttgattttaaggtaatagagaaaaaagtgtgttgaaataagaaatcattttatttttacattaaaactgcaaacagaaaaaatttgttttgcccttcattttaaggtaataaagaagaataagtatgttgatgaaataaaacataattttatttttacattcaaacagcaaacttaaaaatttcttgggtttatttttcagttcatttttattcaaaacaaaagttttgggtcttgattggtaatagaggaaaataagtgtgtgcatgaaataagacatcattttatatttacattcaaacagcaaatataaacaattattaggtttatttttctttccttttcattaattttttcgtttcctttttgtttctcttcattataaagttatagaaatagtttgaaataagacatcattttatttttacattcaaacagcaaatataaaaatttattaggtttatttttctttccttttcattaattttttcgtttcccttttgtttctcttcattataaagttataaaaatagtttgaaataagatataatttttttttcacattaaaacagcaaatataaaaatttattaggtttatttttctttccttttcattaattttttcgtttcctttttgtttctcttcattataaagttatagaaatagtttgaaataagatatcatttttttttcacattaaaacagcaaatataaaaatttactaggtttatttttctttccttttcattaatattttcgtttcctttttgtttctcttcattataaagttcacgccacttcccgcatcgttcactccagttcactccagttcacgccagttccctcactgttcactccagttcactccagttggcgcatcgttcacggccatttagtgcgtgccaatgcgtgccacaaactttaaacatttcaaagttttgggcccgcatggcacgcattggtacgctctggcatgcgagtttccgcactgttcacgacattttcacggctcgttcacgcgagttcgcgcatcaatgcgtgccagtgcgtgccacgaatgcgtgcaagtgtcaggggggctttatctGTTTCTGCCCATTTTATacctaaaaaaataatgaattttaaagAAAGGTAAGAGTTATCTGGATTATCAGATAGCTCCTGtcatatgaaaatgaataaactgTTTTATGATTCATTTCTACCTATAGGTATGCTGCCCACAGCCTAAGACAATGAGGGAATCCTTACTGCCCAGAAACTGCGGACAAGGTCCTAGCCATCGAAGGATCGTCGGAGGGAATATTACCAGTCCTGGTGACTATCCATGGATGGCAGTCTTTGGATATAAAGGTGAGAATTTAATGTGGAATCATATTCAGGGGAATGGCACTTCAACTGTTCCCTGGCAAGACCGgagatatcactatatatatatatatatatatatatatatatatatatatatatatatatatatatatatatatatatatatatatatatagcagagagaTACATAAGTTTGTGTTTATTCATCTATTGTGGCAGACTTTGGTTCCATGATCGAAAAGTATGCCATATTTTTTTACGGTATTTTACTGGATTGTTAGAACTAATGGAAGATATTCCTGAATTATATTCACGTTATAATATGCTCATGAATTCTTCTTCTCTATTATCATATCACACCTTCTTCTTGCTTCCAGATATTGGCACTGACGACATCGAATACCTATGCGCCGGATCTGTTATCAATGACCGGTACATCCTAACTGCTGCTCATTGCGTTTCTCCCCAACTCCTGTCTGTGAAGTCATTGTAAGTAATAATTCATACGaacatatgcacgtatatatatatatatatatatatatatatatatatatatatatatatatatatatatatatatatatatatatatatatatatatatatatagtatgcatgcgcgcgtgtgtgtatatatgtatatgttcctgTATACTTTTAGATATAATCATTCCCATTATCGACTTATCAGCAgtgttttcattatcactatcattaattATGCCTCTGAAAAAAAATCTTCTCATTTAATTTGATTAACATCATGGGAAAATTTCGCTTCAGCATGATAACATAAGGTTATCTTTTGAAAAAACCATTTTGGCAATCGTTTGCTGTTCCGTTAATATAACAGGATGTAGAAAACAGCTATTGGCTGAAAGAACAGTAAAAGTCCATATGACTGCACTCACCATTAATTATTTATTCCAATATACAGGGAAGTGATTGGTCTCGGTGACTGGGACCTGAAGCAGTTTGGCAAGGACTGTCAGGCGACGCTGACTGGTAACATCTGCGCGGACCCATCTGTCAACGTCACTCACGAAGAAATCATAATTCACCCGAATTACACCAAGAGAGGCTTCCAGTCAGACGACATCGCTCTCATCAGGCTCTCGAGGAAGATTGATATTTCAGGTACGGTCATTTTGCTTAGATGATTCAAGGAGATAATGGGGCAAACTAAAGATCACTCATGACGTCATATATCATCATACTAGCGTATGCGACCCATCAAAAAAAGACTgcaaaatatttagatggatatgcacacacacacattcaacactttccacccctccccctttcctaactacaacccctcgcactaggatatgactactttctctccacctcacccgagagacggggagagaccgtgtagttatacgctgatcaagaaatatatattcatttatacacgtatacatacacacgcacgtgcgcgcgcacacacacacacgcacatacacacacacacacacacacacacacatatatttatatatatatatatatatatatatatatatatatatatatatatatatatatatatatatatagccagaaaattgctctttgttatataggataGATGATTTGATTTGCTTCATACTGGGGTCTTCAATCTCAATTCTGAAACCTGCCAGATTTGAACCTTCATAAATACAGCAAAAGTCTATCAAACGTGATTCATCCGAATATTCACGAAATGCATTTTTCTCCCTCTCTGAAACTCGTATTTAAATTCTCCCTTTTCACTGACCCCTTCAGGTGTCTTCATCCACCCAGTGTGCCTTCCCCCACAGGGCCTCTCGGCCCGCAACGCCATGATGAGATCTGCCACCGAGCGACCAGAGGCCGTCGTCACGGGATGGGGCATGACCGAGAATGGCACCACCAGCGACCGCCTTCTGCAGGTCATCGTTCCTTACGTTGAGAAAATCGATTGCAATTCGACCTTCAGTGGAACCATTTTTGCGGAACAGgtgagtgtttttattattattataattattattattattgttattattattattacgttcagTTCGTCTTTGGCCCTTCTAGATTATACAGTCAAAGAGCTTGGATGATTTGTTACTCTTGACTGATTGATCTTCAGCTATTTGGCGTTACGGCCACCGGTGTCCTTGAAACCAACCCGGCACATGTTTCCTTGCATCATTGCAAAGTAAAGAGATCCTTAACAAATACTCAAGGGGTTCATTTATAAATGTGCTGGATTCCTGTGCATTTTGGGGttgtaagtaataaaaaaaaaaaaaacagactccgCTGCTAAATCAGCAATGAATTTAAGGCTTAAGTAACCATCATaacacctttaaaccttcaaaaaggGCAAACTATGTGAAACGACAAATCTAAGAATAATATATTGAGAAATTAAATCATTTTTCCTCGTGCGAATCATCGGAGCAAGAAGATAAATTA is part of the Palaemon carinicauda isolate YSFRI2023 chromosome 15, ASM3689809v2, whole genome shotgun sequence genome and encodes:
- the LOC137654296 gene encoding phenoloxidase-activating factor 1-like translates to MTRTIVSWKLLCAVSLAFFVEGVVSQSNSCPHDCVALQECPVLANLLRNPSLTNIRKLQEATCFIDKTIPKVCCPQPKTMRESLLPRNCGQGPSHRRIVGGNITSPGDYPWMAVFGYKDIGTDDIEYLCAGSVINDRYILTAAHCVSPQLLSVKSLEVIGLGDWDLKQFGKDCQATLTGNICADPSVNVTHEEIIIHPNYTKRGFQSDDIALIRLSRKIDISGVFIHPVCLPPQGLSARNAMMRSATERPEAVVTGWGMTENGTTSDRLLQVIVPYVEKIDCNSTFSGTIFAEQLCMGGERGKDSCGGDSGGPLILGGPSGPPYLQVGVVSYGSTSCGLQSVPGIYTDVTFYRDWIEETLRP